The sequence TCGCTAATTTGGAACGTTGGCGAATTACGTTCACATTTTGAGACACAATTTTCAAACCACCAAAGAATTTTCTGGTTGTTaggtaaaattttacatttgtaaaaattgtttatttattaaattttattttataaatttatatactcacatatttataaatctatttccaattatttattaaggtGATGCTGGATATCCGTTAGAACCATGGCTTATTACTCCTTATCGGACGCCGAACCAAGCAGAAATTAAGAACTAATGGTGTTTTAAAGAACCGATGGAGGTGCATTCTTGGTGGACGAGAACTACACTACGCTCCAGAGAAAGCAGCACAAATTGTAAATGTTACTTGTTGCTTGCATAACATCGGCATTCATTTCAGAGCGAATATACCCGATACACCCGATGCCGAAGCGGAGTTAAACCTTCCTGAAATTCACGACGTCCATTCCAACATACCAACACAAAATATGGAGGTTGCGAGAtcaatctatactaatattataaagaggaaaactttgtttgtttgtttgtttgtaacgaataggctcaaaaactactggaccgattttaaaaattctttcaccattcgaaaactacattatccacgagtaacatggattacattttatttgggaaaaaaatagggttccgtaagatatttggatttttcggacacaaactgaaaaaaatcgtatatataaaataaagtcaactttttgtgtgtgttcgctaatcggccgtgtctgcaccgaattaaaccaaacttacacacattgttaagaaggtattgaagatggtttccgtatagtttcgatacctattggtggatagggctcgagatataggtcaaaacgtggacccgggtaaccttcggatgtatatgtacaatatgggtatcaaatggaagctgttggtgaatgctttagttcagagtatttcaatccgctccgtgactagggtctcgagatagagaccaaaacgtggaccctagaatgtgtttgtacaatatggatatcaaatgaaagctgttgataagtgctttaatacggggtaattttcatacctattgatgactagggtctcgaaatatatgccaaaacgtggacccgccgtgtctttgcatcgaattaaaccaaacttacacacattgttaaggaggtattgaagatggtttccgtatagtttggatacctattggtagatagggtctcgagatgtaggtcaaaatgtggacccgggtaaccttcggatgtatatgtacaatatgggtatcaaatggaagctgttggtgaatgctttagttcagagtatttccatatgctccgtgactagggtctcgagatagagaccaaaacgtggagcctagaatgtgtttgtacaatatgcatatcaaattgaagctgttggtgaatgccttagtacagagtatttttcatgccgctacgtgactggggtctcgagatataggtcaaaacgtggacccgggtaacctttggttgtgtatgtacaatatgggtatcaaatgaaagctgttgataagtgctttaatacggggtaattttcatacctattgatgactagggtctcgaaatatatgccaaaacgtggatccgccgtgtctttgcaccgaattaaaccaaacttacaacaaacaatgtgtcaatatttctttctgatttggatgccataaggaaaaaacgtaagtgcaacatgtaaaaattgtttgtgaatttttttggagtggattttggaacagtgaataatttcttacgaaatttgagaatttaatgtgaaatccgaatgaaattatgtgttcgtggaaaaaacaattattttcgttttttgttttgaaaaatataaatggataatggttaaaaaagctccaatgcttaataaaacatataaattgaaaggaaaaattcatggatgatcaggaaaaaagacgattgtttattcatatgcgttgatttgaaatttaaaaacaatcttcttttttcctgattttcaatttatattttatatttactcaaaaacaaatagaaaaacaaaaaatattgtttatgccaaagcgcttgaataaagaataaagaaataaataatatgaaaaccatatattttctgttctataccatatctattatattttagtgtgcccagcgaagggggccggctTTGCTAGTAAGGAATAATATCCGTGATTCCCTCAATAACCAAAATGTAAGAACAGAAATGTTTGCTATTTCTACGCTCgatcatttaattaattaaattaaaattacattaaataaaaaacaaaacacaggtAATTCAGTTACATAAAATCTTAGCTTATAAGTCTCATTATTAAATTAACTAATTGTTTTGGCGTTTACATGTTTCCAGTTCTTGTATTCCAAgcagtcttttatttttttctaatttgtgtTCAATCTCTTTCCTTCTCATTTGTTCCATTACATAGTTATGCCTTTTATTTTCTTCCAGCTTTTCTCTTTTGCGTTAGCAATTTTGATTTCCTCCAGTTTCTCCTTTTTAATAGCCTCGATTGCCTTCAAATGCGTCTTCTTTAGCTCATATAATTTATCTAGCCTGCATGAAGGAAAATGTTTAattacttataaatttttgtaaaattaatattatcctctggtatatttttttttttagttttcacgtTGCTCGTTCTGGTCTGTAATCGCAGTCTTTATATTAGCGCTGATCTccctttgtatttttatttcctcttcTAGTGCATATAAGGAACTTTCTTTTTTCGAAGCCTTTTGGCTAGAATATGCTTTTTTACTTGATGATGCCACTTCGCTTTTATCTGCAGAGGGGTCTTCATTCGTAAACGCCAACGAATCTACAGAGACAACTAATGGACTTATAGAACTGGCTCCGCTGATGTCCATAAATCCATCCAATGTGCCAGTTTGGGTCAGATTTAGTGACTCCACTTCTGGGCAGTTTTCTTCACAGGACATATCCAAGTTCTCCTGAATTCCAAACTTCTTAACCGCCAGCCCCTCTACTGACTGCTTAATGCCAATCAATTTGAGAATTGCTTCTTCAAGGGGGGAAAGTACCTTCTCCATATTTGGGCCGCCCCCTACccctttttgcatttttatattatccGCCACTTTTTGGCGAACATATTTCTTCTGGTCTGCCCATACCTAAATAAAGGATTCAACAATTAAACAATGTACGCATATGTATAGTTGAAGCATTTACAAATTATTCTCCCAATTTTGCATGCATACACTGATTAACTATTTGAAACATTGGCAACTAACGAATCATTGCCACTAAGAACTTATAAATCTTCAAGTTACCTTTTTCCATTCCACATTcaccttttttatttacttcccTTAGAAAATCCCCGCGCAATAGCAGGATTACCTTCCATCATATTTACCAGCATTCccctttgcattttatttgttgaTTTCGTCCTTAAAcgaacaaattttgtatttttctctcattttattaaaatactcacatttttgctgcaaattccctttcaaaatacagatgAAAAATTTCTAACGGAATGTGAACAGTTTCCGCaattatttcatgtttaaaATACCTACTTTTCGTGTTCGAAATTTTTCGAAGATGTTTAGGATAGGAGGAAAGCGGAAAGTAGGATAttccgcaaaaatatttttatttaggataGTAGGATGACGGAAAGGGGAAAAACTCGTTCGGAAATTTCATTTGGGATTGGGCTAATCACATTTTATATCCGTTTTATAGCTGTTTACAATGCTAAACCTATAAGGTGTTAACATATTTTATGGAATGCTGGAGTTAGAAGGTAAAATAACAGATAAATTGTAAAttcttgtaaattttttcattttaatagctATAATGGACTAAAATATACCAcaaaaattttggtcaaaaattccaATTATTAATAGATCGAAATTCATCTTTACTGCCAGAAGTAAGTCGAAAcggaaaatgtatttttaggAATGAAGTTTTATGAGGCCATCTATTGacagcttatatatatataattggcgcgtacaccctttttgggtgtttggccgagctcctcctcctattagtggtgtgcgccttgatattgttccacaaatgaagggacctacagtttcaagccgactccgaacggcagatatatttttttttatgaggagctttttcatggcagaaatacactcggaggtttgccattgcctgccgaggagcgaccgctattagaaaaatgtttttcttaattttggtgttttcaccgagattcgaaccgacgttctctctgtgaattcctaatggtagtcgcgcaccaacccattcggctacggcggccgctgacaGCTTACTAAgtcaaaatatttcacaaaaatgtttCCCGTTGCTTTCTACATAGAGCTGATGAACAcatcatacatatattatatttgaaatgtAAAGTTTTTCATAGTTTCCTATGCAAACATTCACCATTATAGGAAAACATAAACTTTCAAATCGCTGATaagcatatattttttgtaccttCTATCCATTGCCAgaaccttatttttttattgtgttttactGTGTACTAAGATGATTCGAAATAGAGTTAAACAAACATTAACTTGGTTGTTATGTCTTCCACATTTTAATGAACTGTTATTTCGTCATTTACTTATATTTGGTGCAttggaaaaatcgaaaacaagtAAGCCACCGACCTCAATTGGCACGTTGGCACCGGAGTtgtattaatataaaaacaccCTCTAGCGGAAGATTTTCAgcaaaataaacattaaaaatgaatttttcgtACCCAAAAGCCatatagatatatgtaggtatatgcaaCACAcaggcaaagaaaacacgttttttttgttcaaagttagCTTTGTTCATgtacgtaatttccatcaagagcaacgcaatcattccagtgccgctctaacatttcaataccacttctgtagaacgatttatcttttgcctcgaaATAGGCGATAACCTCTTCAATCGAGCACTTTTTAaatctgcgaacagccagtagttgctgggagccaaatctggcgaatacggt comes from Anastrepha obliqua isolate idAnaObli1 chromosome 6, idAnaObli1_1.0, whole genome shotgun sequence and encodes:
- the LOC129250255 gene encoding putative nuclease HARBI1, whose product is MNTLEMPQSLKQIAVTPVVKLSACLRFFAEGGYHTGVGKDHDVGLAQSSFCKALADVLFIFEQYLCPRWIQFPETAEEKSKIAIAFYIKHKIPSVVGCVDGTHVEIIALSENSHLYYNRKGYYSLNVMLECDHELKIHYVDASHPGASHDSLIWNVGELRSHFETQFSNHQRIFWLLGDAGYPLEPWLITPYNGVLKNRWRCILGGRELHYAPEKAAQIVNVTCCLHNIGIHFRANIPDTPDAEAELNLPEIHDVHSNIPTQNMECAQRRGPALLVRNNIRDSLNNQNVRTEMFAISTLDHLIN